The nucleotide sequence TTCACCAACATCAACAGCACCATTGTGGACCCCAAAGCATTTGATGAAAAAAGTTTTGTCGATTTTAAAAGCGACTGCTGCATCATTCCGCCAAATTCTTTTGCGCTTGCTCGCACCGTTGAGTATTTTCGCATACCCCGCAGCGTGTTAACGGTTTGCTTAGGCAAGTCTACTTATGCGCGTTGCGGCATTATCGTCAACGTCACGCCGTTAGAACCAGAATGGGAAGGTCACGTGACCTTAGAGTTTTCCAATACAACCCCACTGCCTGCAAAAATTTATGCTAACGAAGGCGTAGCGCAAATGTTATTTTTTGAATCAGATGAAGTTTGTGACGTGTCGTACAAAGATCGTGGCGGAAAATACCAAGGGCAACGTGGAGTGACCTTGCCAAAAACGTGAAGAGTCTATTAATAGAAAGCGTTATCCCAATAAAAAAATGCTGAATTACATAACGTTATTTGTGCGTTTACAGAAATAAAAAATGTCTAGATGAAGTAATATTATTTCTATACTTCTCTCATCACTTGCATATTCGTTATAACCGCTGCTAGCGCTTTATCGAATAAATTGTCTTCATTAATAATTCGTGAACGCTCGCAATCTAATTCATCTAAAAATTCTGCAATGTCTTTGAGCTCGGCGTGTGAGCCGATGCTGTCAACAAAAATTAATTGCGTGGTTTCTTTTAGAACAGAGGAAAGCTTTAAGCGGCGATGAGGTTTGTCGCGTCCCATATAAACTTCGCACCAGGTGCCGGGCGTGAGTTCAGGCGGAATTTGCGCTAATAACGTTTCGATGTCGGGTTGTGTGGGCAGTGCGTCTTGCAAGGTAATATCGCCGACGTCATCGCCGTAATCAAATGGATCGCTCTTGTCATCAATCAAACCATATTCTTGATCGGCTTGCGGCGAGAATTTAAGCGTGTCGTATTCGCGTTCTTTTTCGGCGTAGAAATTTTCCAAGCCCGCCAACAAATTCGTGTCGCTGCGCGCTTGTTGGATTTTGGTTAAGGCTTGTTTAGCTTTTTTGATGACCGCCGCTTTGCGATCAACAATAACGGATAATTGGTTTTGTGATTTTCCGGGTTGCGCGCTTTCTATGATTTGGCGAAATAAATCCACCGATGCGCGCCATTCATCACTGTCTTCGCCGAAGCGACGTTGAGTGTGTAGAAATAAAGGGGCAAACCCTTTTAAGACTAAGCTATGTAGCAAGCTCGGCAGTTCTTTGCCTTTTAAGAATTTGCGGATTTGTTGAATGACAATTTTTTTTATGTAGAGTAATTTCGCTTGGCTTTCCGCTTTAGTCCGCGTTTGATTTTCTTGTGCGAAAACAGTCTGTAATTCTTGTGTGGAAATATTACGCAGTTCATTTAACTGTTCAGTAAATATCGTTAAATCGTCAGTAAAGTTTTGGACAATATATTCGGTAGTAGCTTTTAGGCGTTGATAGATTGGGTCTTGGTGGTCTTCAATACCAATGCCCAGTTGCGCCATGTCGTTTAACAATAAACGCGCAGGATGCGTTTCTTGTTTTAGCAGTGTCACATCAAGTAG is from Gammaproteobacteria bacterium and encodes:
- a CDS encoding dCTP deaminase encodes the protein MSIKSDHWIRRMAQTHNMISPFEAGQVRHRDEQRIISYGTSSYGYDVRCADEFKVFTNINSTIVDPKAFDEKSFVDFKSDCCIIPPNSFALARTVEYFRIPRSVLTVCLGKSTYARCGIIVNVTPLEPEWEGHVTLEFSNTTPLPAKIYANEGVAQMLFFESDEVCDVSYKDRGGKYQGQRGVTLPKT